In Anaerolineae bacterium, a single window of DNA contains:
- a CDS encoding TlpA family protein disulfide reductase, giving the protein MRIYAEKRVVGQAGRRIPPVFWLLMAAMVLFPLSLVSSGQGKLLAQPVATAQPPFLPLPTPLATRVGDQNLQALTAEVAQANLSAGATTFWAGGRLGVDAPVDLAVTIGEKLPAFGLMARDGQPFELDLVGKPLLLNFWASWCEPCKVEFPLLVAVDGDSASPFRVVFANVWDEARSYEDFLAAYPEDIPVVIDSSGMLPGLYDLHYIPVSILVDGQGIVQLIQRGPVNREVLVLAAVLVS; this is encoded by the coding sequence ATGAGGATTTACGCGGAGAAGCGGGTTGTGGGGCAGGCGGGCAGACGTATTCCACCCGTGTTCTGGTTGCTGATGGCGGCGATGGTGCTCTTTCCCCTGAGTCTGGTGTCAAGCGGCCAAGGGAAACTCCTGGCTCAGCCGGTTGCGACGGCGCAGCCTCCGTTCCTGCCGTTGCCTACGCCACTGGCGACGCGGGTTGGCGATCAGAACTTACAGGCGTTAACCGCTGAGGTGGCGCAGGCCAATCTGTCAGCGGGCGCGACGACGTTCTGGGCCGGAGGCAGACTCGGTGTGGATGCACCTGTCGATCTGGCAGTGACGATAGGTGAGAAGCTGCCCGCTTTTGGCTTGATGGCACGGGATGGGCAACCATTTGAGCTGGATCTGGTGGGGAAGCCGCTGCTGCTCAACTTCTGGGCGTCCTGGTGTGAGCCTTGCAAGGTGGAATTCCCGCTGCTGGTGGCGGTAGATGGCGACTCGGCTTCGCCGTTTCGGGTGGTTTTTGCCAACGTCTGGGATGAGGCGCGTTCCTACGAAGACTTCCTGGCAGCGTATCCGGAAGATATCCCGGTGGTGATTGACTCTAGCGGCATGTTGCCGGGACTATATGACCTGCACTACATTCCGGTGTCTATCCTGGTGGACGGGCAGGGCATTGTGCAGCTCATTCAGCGCGGGCCAGTCAATCGTGAGGTGCTGGTGCTGGCTGCAGTACTGGTATCTTAG
- a CDS encoding bifunctional (p)ppGpp synthetase/guanosine-3',5'-bis(diphosphate) 3'-pyrophosphohydrolase, protein MDLQQLLSSLSNLTPAEVTLIERAYRRAEKAHEGQIRRSGEPYFVHCVAVAHILAELNLDGTTIAAALLHDTVEDTDLTLEDIEREFGADVARLVDGVTKMEHLPTQVSGKDRDREAEFLRKTMLAMNDDVRIVLIKLADRLHNMRTLGYLEPERQIEVAQETMDIFAPLANRLGIWRMKWELEDLAFRYLNPKAYREIATRLDERRADRDKDLQRIIEHLSRKLEEANIKAKVTGRPKHIYSIYRKMQRKDVSYEQVYDIRAVRVLVDDIPTCYQVLGLVHSIWRPIAGQFDDYIAAPKDNFYQSLHTTVHDEQGRSLEVQIRTWEMHRNAEYGIAAHWRYKEGSKRENEAFERHINYLRYLMAFKDEDEEIKDATEFMNTLKSEVFQDRVYAFTPKGDIVDLPAGATPVDFAYYIHTEIGNRCRGAKVNGALVGLDYKLRTGDRVEILTAKRGGPSLDWLSPHMGYTATTRARSKIRQWFRKQNRDNNIAAGRVALDRELKRLGRADMSYDDVAALFKMRTDDLLAAIGHGDINSGQIASRILEAERRIGRETLERELRLLGRTDMSYEQVAALFGFQQAEDLLSAIGYGDITGEQINERIRAHEQLKALEGPDQDVPLDASDGVEIEGSGGGLLINLARCCNPTPGDMIIGYITRGRGITVHRSDCKNVLNTTEPDRLITVNWRRTEQRARAYPVPVMIVAFDREGLMRDIGAVIADEKINMSNVSITTKQNIATFLVTMEIADVDQLTRVLTKIERLPNVVKAHRRTAV, encoded by the coding sequence ATGGACCTCCAACAACTGCTGAGCAGCCTGTCCAATCTGACGCCTGCAGAAGTGACGCTCATTGAGCGTGCCTATCGGCGTGCTGAGAAAGCGCATGAAGGCCAGATTCGGCGTTCGGGAGAGCCGTATTTTGTTCATTGTGTGGCGGTAGCCCATATTCTGGCGGAACTGAATCTGGATGGCACAACCATCGCTGCGGCACTTTTGCACGATACAGTTGAAGACACCGACCTGACGCTGGAAGATATCGAGCGTGAGTTCGGGGCGGATGTGGCGCGCCTGGTCGACGGCGTGACCAAGATGGAGCACCTCCCGACGCAGGTTTCCGGCAAAGACCGCGACCGCGAAGCGGAGTTTCTGCGCAAGACGATGCTGGCAATGAATGACGATGTACGCATCGTCCTCATCAAGCTGGCTGACCGGCTCCATAACATGCGCACCCTGGGATACCTTGAGCCAGAACGGCAAATAGAGGTAGCCCAGGAAACGATGGACATCTTTGCCCCGCTGGCCAACCGGCTGGGCATCTGGCGCATGAAGTGGGAACTGGAAGATCTGGCCTTCCGTTATCTGAATCCCAAAGCCTACCGCGAGATCGCCACCCGGCTTGATGAACGGCGGGCTGACCGGGACAAAGACCTGCAACGGATCATTGAACATCTCTCCCGCAAGCTGGAAGAGGCCAACATCAAGGCCAAAGTTACCGGACGCCCCAAGCACATCTACAGCATCTATCGCAAGATGCAACGCAAAGATGTCTCCTACGAGCAGGTTTACGACATCCGGGCGGTGCGCGTGCTGGTGGACGATATCCCGACCTGTTACCAGGTGCTGGGGTTGGTGCATTCGATCTGGCGCCCTATTGCCGGTCAGTTTGACGATTATATTGCCGCGCCTAAAGACAACTTCTACCAGAGCCTGCATACCACGGTGCATGACGAGCAGGGTCGATCGCTGGAAGTGCAGATCCGTACCTGGGAGATGCACCGCAACGCCGAATACGGGATCGCCGCCCACTGGCGCTACAAGGAAGGTAGCAAGCGGGAAAACGAGGCCTTTGAGCGGCACATCAACTACCTGCGCTACCTGATGGCCTTCAAGGATGAAGACGAGGAGATCAAGGACGCGACCGAGTTCATGAATACCCTCAAGTCGGAGGTATTCCAGGATCGCGTCTATGCGTTCACCCCCAAGGGTGATATCGTCGACCTGCCCGCCGGGGCGACACCTGTGGACTTCGCCTACTATATCCATACCGAGATCGGCAATCGTTGCCGGGGCGCCAAAGTCAATGGCGCGCTGGTTGGGCTGGACTATAAGCTGCGGACGGGCGACCGTGTTGAGATTCTGACGGCCAAGCGTGGCGGCCCCAGCCTGGACTGGCTCAGCCCGCACATGGGTTATACTGCCACTACCCGCGCTCGGTCCAAAATTCGCCAGTGGTTCCGTAAACAGAATCGCGACAATAACATTGCTGCGGGGCGGGTCGCGCTGGATCGTGAGCTTAAGCGGCTGGGCCGGGCGGATATGTCCTACGATGACGTCGCCGCGCTGTTCAAGATGCGCACTGACGATCTACTGGCGGCCATCGGCCATGGGGATATCAACAGCGGCCAGATCGCTTCGCGCATTCTGGAGGCGGAACGCCGCATCGGACGGGAAACGCTGGAGCGCGAGTTGCGGTTGCTTGGCCGGACGGACATGAGCTATGAGCAGGTGGCTGCTCTCTTTGGCTTCCAGCAGGCGGAGGACCTGCTCTCGGCAATTGGCTACGGTGACATCACTGGCGAGCAGATCAATGAGCGTATTCGCGCTCATGAGCAGCTCAAGGCGCTGGAAGGCCCCGATCAGGATGTTCCGCTGGATGCCTCCGATGGGGTGGAGATCGAGGGCAGTGGCGGCGGCCTGCTGATCAACCTGGCTCGCTGCTGCAATCCCACACCGGGCGATATGATCATTGGGTATATCACTCGCGGGCGGGGAATTACGGTTCACCGCAGCGACTGCAAAAATGTGCTCAATACCACCGAACCTGACCGGCTGATCACCGTCAACTGGCGTCGCACCGAGCAGCGTGCCCGCGCCTACCCGGTGCCAGTCATGATTGTGGCCTTCGACCGGGAGGGCCTGATGCGCGATATCGGGGCCGTGATCGCTGATGAAAAGATCAATATGTCCAACGTCAGCATCACGACCAAACAGAATATCGCCACCTTTCTGGTCACCATGGAGATCGCAGATGTTGACCAGTTGACGCGGGTGCTGACCAAGATTGAACGCCTGCCAAATGTGGTCAAGGCGCATCGCCGCACGGCTGTATGA
- a CDS encoding vitamin K epoxide reductase family protein — MTHSPRAKRSAPETTGRWLRITGIILAFLGLLVAAYMSWSELSGIPTSCPGGTEGAIGQPGALAIDCGFVQNSVYARIIGIPVALLGFAGYLAILLLWIFQDRAVFLREYSHALIFGLALFGFLFSLYLTYTELFLIYTICTWCVTSAILMTLVFIIATIRLVQFMRNPAI; from the coding sequence ATGACACATAGCCCTCGCGCTAAACGCTCTGCCCCCGAGACTACTGGTCGCTGGCTGCGCATCACCGGGATCATTCTGGCGTTTCTGGGTCTGCTGGTTGCCGCCTATATGAGCTGGTCGGAACTCTCTGGCATCCCGACCTCCTGCCCCGGCGGCACCGAAGGCGCGATCGGCCAGCCGGGTGCGCTGGCTATCGATTGCGGCTTCGTCCAGAACAGTGTGTACGCCAGGATAATCGGCATCCCGGTAGCGCTACTGGGATTTGCCGGCTACCTGGCTATCCTGCTGCTGTGGATCTTTCAGGATCGGGCGGTATTTCTCCGCGAGTATAGCCACGCCCTGATCTTCGGGCTGGCGCTCTTTGGCTTTCTATTCTCGCTATACCTGACCTACACCGAATTGTTCCTCATCTACACCATCTGCACCTGGTGCGTGACTTCGGCCATCCTCATGACGCTGGTGTTCATTATTGCTACCATCCGCCTGGTGCAGTTCATGCGCAACCCCGCCATTTAG
- a CDS encoding S1 RNA-binding domain-containing protein — protein sequence MAVNNGDKPTSINDLKPKMALTGVVKKVELFGAFVDVGVGQDGLLHISQLSSERVRNVTDVVQEGQEVNVWVMNVDREKGRFSLTMLPPANLSWDEIKPGAVLTGKVERVERFGAFVNIGAERLGRIHVSELSSDYVRNPEDVVKVGDEVTVKVLKVDPQKRQIDLSIKALETPTANVVEEVEAENEHIPTAMELALRRAMQGTDLESELARQRNKKRKKSAAVSKQQEDILARTLQQRKR from the coding sequence ATGGCTGTGAATAACGGGGACAAGCCGACATCCATCAACGACCTGAAGCCCAAGATGGCACTGACTGGCGTTGTCAAAAAGGTTGAACTGTTTGGGGCGTTTGTTGATGTGGGTGTAGGCCAGGATGGTCTCCTCCATATTTCGCAGCTCAGCTCCGAGCGCGTTCGTAACGTTACCGACGTGGTTCAGGAAGGTCAGGAAGTCAACGTCTGGGTCATGAACGTTGACCGCGAAAAAGGTCGCTTCAGCCTGACGATGCTCCCGCCAGCCAACTTGAGCTGGGACGAGATCAAACCCGGCGCGGTGCTCACCGGCAAGGTCGAACGTGTGGAACGGTTCGGCGCCTTTGTGAACATTGGCGCGGAACGTCTTGGTCGTATCCATGTCTCCGAGCTGTCGTCGGATTATGTCAGGAATCCTGAGGATGTCGTCAAGGTAGGCGACGAGGTTACTGTCAAGGTCCTGAAGGTTGATCCGCAGAAGCGTCAGATCGACCTGAGCATCAAGGCGCTGGAGACACCGACCGCTAATGTGGTTGAGGAAGTAGAGGCGGAAAACGAGCATATCCCGACCGCGATGGAGCTGGCGCTGCGCCGGGCGATGCAGGGTACCGACCTGGAGAGCGAACTTGCCCGCCAGCGCAACAAGAAGCGCAAGAAGAGTGCCGCGGTCAGCAAGCAGCAGGAGGACATTCTAGCGCGGACGTTGCAGCAGCGTAAGCGCTAG
- a CDS encoding DsbA family protein yields the protein MMEQEHQSSGMHEQEDRGASRVVMVLITAVLFFVLGYGAAWLALGTAVQGQAGLRETVRTAVAESFAALDLRAEAAPTQEAPTVLEVSVDDDPAFGPEDAPITIVEFSDFRCGFCGRFHAQTYGPLMQKYEGLIRFVYRDFPVVGGERAALAAECVHDQGEDLFWAYHDVLFANQQSLTSDEALVSLAADLGVDTEAMATCLADELHADEVQKDFTDGMALGVRGTPAFFINGRPVIGAQPLAVFQQIIDAELAAPEAG from the coding sequence ATGATGGAACAGGAACACCAGTCATCCGGGATGCATGAACAGGAGGACCGTGGGGCATCGCGGGTGGTGATGGTGCTTATCACCGCTGTGCTCTTCTTTGTGCTGGGATATGGCGCGGCCTGGCTGGCGCTGGGGACGGCTGTTCAGGGACAGGCCGGTCTCCGTGAGACCGTGCGCACAGCAGTCGCCGAGTCGTTTGCCGCACTTGATCTCCGGGCAGAGGCTGCGCCGACACAGGAAGCACCAACTGTTCTGGAGGTCAGCGTCGATGATGATCCGGCGTTTGGGCCGGAGGATGCGCCGATCACGATTGTGGAGTTCTCCGACTTCCGTTGCGGATTCTGCGGGCGTTTCCACGCTCAGACATACGGGCCGTTGATGCAAAAGTACGAAGGGCTGATCCGCTTTGTGTACCGCGATTTCCCGGTTGTTGGTGGGGAACGGGCGGCCTTAGCCGCTGAGTGTGTTCATGATCAGGGCGAGGACCTGTTCTGGGCGTACCATGATGTGCTGTTTGCCAACCAGCAGTCGCTGACCAGCGATGAGGCGCTGGTGTCACTGGCGGCGGATCTGGGTGTGGATACCGAGGCGATGGCGACGTGCCTGGCCGACGAATTGCATGCCGATGAGGTGCAGAAGGATTTTACTGATGGCATGGCGCTGGGTGTGCGCGGAACGCCAGCGTTCTTCATCAACGGTCGCCCTGTGATTGGTGCACAGCCGCTGGCTGTTTTCCAACAGATCATTGATGCCGAACTGGCAGCGCCGGAGGCTGGCTAG
- a CDS encoding M23 family metallopeptidase — protein sequence MPLKTRQSSNIQGALLLLALVGGVVYLALREAPPSYEVAIPVSNGTPTASQPSWQEVLQQQFVAGATALPQAALPTASYAPPTLEPTDPGLIIALEPTQLFGTVVPTNTPLPPPPSPTYIGPTPVPLATTSGVEVVNVTGSERRWQPPPLPLPISRDPRDHYWLARPVDSSAVNYALFYYSYGSDGPEDAWRVHHGVDMPNPIGESVRAAGPGTVIWAADGFRVELPDGSIAETTYSYGNTVLIEHDFGYRGQPIYTLYAHLSAILVTRGQRVQTGDIIGLVGDTGVVTGSHVHFEVRVGRNSWYAVRNPLLWMVPYVGHGVIAGRIIGPDGELLDDQDISIIDRRTGRVVQTTSSYVRMDINKDGLPDVVADDAWNENFVAGDIPEGQYQVVARIDGTRVARLVEVYEGTTTFVELSPPEQATPQPASDGTGS from the coding sequence ATGCCGCTGAAGACACGCCAATCCAGCAATATTCAGGGCGCGCTCCTGCTGCTGGCGCTGGTCGGTGGGGTGGTGTATCTGGCGTTGCGGGAAGCGCCGCCTTCCTATGAGGTGGCGATTCCCGTATCGAACGGCACGCCGACAGCTTCCCAGCCCTCCTGGCAGGAGGTGCTTCAGCAGCAATTTGTGGCGGGTGCTACAGCGCTACCACAGGCGGCCTTGCCGACCGCTTCCTACGCACCACCGACCCTGGAGCCGACCGATCCGGGGCTGATCATCGCGCTGGAACCGACGCAGCTTTTCGGCACGGTGGTGCCCACGAATACACCGCTGCCCCCTCCGCCCAGCCCGACATACATCGGACCGACACCAGTTCCGCTGGCGACAACCAGTGGGGTCGAGGTGGTGAATGTCACGGGCAGCGAAAGACGCTGGCAGCCGCCCCCATTGCCGCTGCCGATTTCCCGCGATCCACGGGATCATTACTGGCTGGCCAGGCCGGTCGATTCAAGCGCTGTCAACTATGCGCTGTTTTACTACTCGTATGGCTCGGACGGCCCCGAAGATGCCTGGCGGGTGCATCATGGCGTGGATATGCCAAACCCGATCGGGGAAAGCGTGCGTGCTGCCGGGCCGGGCACAGTCATCTGGGCAGCAGATGGCTTCCGGGTGGAATTGCCTGACGGTAGCATCGCCGAGACGACCTATTCCTACGGTAACACTGTGCTGATTGAGCATGACTTTGGCTACCGGGGTCAGCCGATCTACACGCTGTATGCCCATCTTTCGGCCATCCTGGTCACGCGTGGGCAGCGGGTGCAGACGGGCGACATCATCGGTCTGGTCGGGGATACGGGTGTCGTGACCGGTTCCCATGTGCACTTTGAGGTGCGGGTCGGGCGGAATAGCTGGTATGCCGTGCGTAATCCGCTGCTGTGGATGGTTCCCTACGTTGGCCATGGCGTGATTGCCGGGCGGATCATTGGGCCGGATGGGGAATTGCTGGATGATCAGGATATCTCGATTATCGACCGCCGCACCGGGCGGGTGGTGCAAACAACGTCGTCGTATGTGCGGATGGACATCAACAAGGATGGCCTGCCGGACGTAGTAGCAGATGACGCCTGGAATGAGAACTTTGTGGCCGGCGATATTCCCGAAGGGCAGTATCAGGTTGTGGCCCGCATCGATGGTACGCGGGTGGCCCGGTTAGTAGAAGTCTACGAAGGCACCACGACCTTCGTGGAACTGTCTCCGCCAGAGCAGGCCACGCCCCAGCCCGCGTCTGATGGGACAGGCTCCTGA